Proteins found in one Alicyclobacillus cycloheptanicus genomic segment:
- a CDS encoding class II fumarate hydratase, with translation MTGPTRTARDSLGELQIPAEAYYGAQTARAIANFPISGLHLPHAFVRAQAIIKWAAAKAHVELGVIDPAKAQAICAAAEEIIDGHLSEWFVVDVYQAGAGTSQNMNVNEVIAARAAELLGGTRGDTSVVHPNDDVNMSQSTNDTMHVAMQIAGMELLAHRLDPALAKLEAALTAKAREFANIVKAGRTHLQDAVPMRLGDEFGAYAQNIARHRQWLEQAAANLLDIGFGGNAVGTGINTPPGFSATAVRYVAQFTGLNFRIAANPFTFNQNPDEVVLVSGVLRNLALALQRIANDLRLLSSGPRTGLAEIELPAVQPGSSIMPGKVNPVMAEMLNMVAYQVQGCDTTVAQAGGAGQLELNVMMPVMAGNFLHEITILANACEVFADKCVAGITANEARCRMYAEHTLSLATALNVELGYDTASKIVKHALAHDMSLRDAGLALGIDEDTMARALNVEQLSRVVPRTVGANGGAAGVTGPGAAGGAAGAGAGANPSRGGSYGRPQPPAGGQWERGD, from the coding sequence ATGACAGGACCGACGCGTACCGCACGCGATTCATTAGGAGAACTGCAGATCCCGGCCGAAGCCTACTATGGCGCCCAGACGGCGCGGGCCATCGCGAACTTTCCCATCAGCGGCCTGCACCTGCCGCACGCCTTCGTCCGCGCCCAAGCCATCATCAAGTGGGCCGCTGCCAAGGCGCACGTCGAACTCGGCGTGATCGATCCGGCGAAAGCGCAAGCCATCTGCGCCGCCGCGGAAGAAATCATCGACGGACACCTGTCTGAGTGGTTTGTGGTCGATGTCTATCAGGCAGGCGCGGGCACGTCGCAGAACATGAACGTGAACGAAGTCATTGCTGCCCGTGCTGCGGAGCTGTTGGGTGGAACCCGCGGGGACACAAGCGTCGTGCATCCGAACGACGACGTGAACATGTCGCAGTCCACCAACGACACGATGCACGTGGCCATGCAAATCGCGGGCATGGAACTGCTGGCCCACCGGCTGGACCCAGCCCTCGCCAAGCTGGAAGCCGCCTTGACGGCAAAAGCCCGCGAATTCGCGAACATCGTCAAAGCGGGACGCACCCACCTGCAGGATGCGGTGCCCATGCGCCTGGGAGACGAGTTTGGCGCGTACGCACAGAACATCGCACGCCATCGGCAGTGGCTGGAACAGGCGGCCGCCAACCTCCTCGACATAGGGTTTGGCGGCAACGCGGTCGGCACCGGCATCAACACCCCGCCAGGCTTCAGTGCAACCGCTGTGCGCTATGTCGCGCAGTTCACAGGGCTCAACTTTCGAATCGCGGCCAACCCCTTCACCTTCAACCAAAACCCGGACGAAGTGGTGCTGGTCAGCGGCGTGCTGCGAAACCTCGCGCTGGCGCTGCAGCGCATCGCCAACGACTTGCGGCTGCTGAGTTCGGGCCCGCGCACCGGTCTGGCGGAAATTGAGCTGCCGGCGGTACAGCCGGGATCGTCCATTATGCCAGGCAAAGTGAACCCGGTGATGGCGGAGATGCTGAATATGGTCGCGTACCAAGTGCAAGGCTGCGACACGACGGTGGCGCAGGCTGGCGGCGCGGGCCAACTGGAATTGAACGTCATGATGCCGGTGATGGCAGGCAACTTTCTGCACGAGATCACGATTTTGGCGAATGCCTGCGAAGTGTTCGCCGACAAATGCGTGGCCGGGATCACGGCGAATGAAGCGCGCTGCCGCATGTACGCGGAACACACGCTGTCGCTCGCGACGGCGCTCAATGTCGAGCTGGGCTACGATACGGCTTCGAAGATTGTGAAGCACGCCTTGGCGCATGATATGAGCCTGCGCGATGCGGGCCTCGCGCTCGGAATTGACGAAGACACAATGGCGCGGGCGCTGAACGTGGAGCAGCTCTCGCGGGTGGTGCCGCGCACCGTGGGGGCGAACGGGGGTGCGGCGGGGGTGACCGGCCCGGGAGCAGCAGGCGGCGCGGCGGGAGCCGGGGCCGGGGCGAATCCCAGCCGCGGCGGTTCATACGGGCGCCCACAGCCCCCCGCCGGCGGGCAGTGGGAACGCGGAGACTGA
- the udk gene encoding uridine kinase, translating to MLMVGIAGGTGSGKTTVAEAIVDALGADNVGLISQDAYYKDLTNLTLEERRQRNFDHPDAFDTDLLLEHLTALRNGQTVYLPVYDFARHTRAGVTVPMASKPVIVLEGIHVLVDERVRSLLDIKVFVHTDADVRVLRRLARDIQERGRTLDSVLTQYLSTVKPMHDAFIEPSKRYADLIIPEGGENKIAISLLTTRIAQFLLETAGRVQVGPKAL from the coding sequence ATGCTGATGGTCGGAATCGCGGGCGGAACGGGATCGGGCAAAACAACGGTGGCCGAAGCGATTGTGGACGCTTTGGGCGCAGACAATGTCGGCCTGATTTCGCAGGACGCGTACTATAAAGACCTGACAAACCTCACACTGGAGGAGCGTCGGCAGCGGAACTTCGACCATCCGGACGCCTTTGATACGGACCTCCTGCTCGAACACCTGACGGCACTCCGAAACGGCCAGACGGTTTATTTGCCGGTGTATGATTTTGCCCGCCACACGCGCGCCGGCGTGACCGTGCCAATGGCGAGCAAGCCGGTCATTGTGCTGGAAGGTATCCACGTGCTGGTGGACGAACGCGTCCGCTCCTTGCTCGACATCAAAGTGTTCGTACATACCGATGCGGACGTGCGCGTGCTCCGGCGCTTGGCACGTGACATTCAAGAGCGCGGACGCACACTGGATTCGGTTCTGACGCAGTACCTGTCGACCGTCAAACCAATGCATGACGCCTTCATCGAGCCATCCAAACGATACGCCGACTTAATCATTCCGGAAGGCGGGGAGAACAAGATCGCCATCTCCCTCCTGACAACCCGCATCGCCCAGTTTCTGCTGGAGACAGCGGGGCGGGTGCAGGTCGGGCCGAAAGCACTGTGA
- a CDS encoding zinc-binding dehydrogenase, with amino-acid sequence MKAVVHAGKQGMDGVSLQDIEVRDPGAGEVRVRLKTAGLNHRDLFVPNWRQPTDPPLVLGADGAGIVEAAGPGVTGVKVGDEVIINPSLGWPVKSDAPPAGFEILGHPTSGTFGEYIVIAAENVVPKPAFLSWEEAGVLPLAALTAYRALFTRAQLKAGMTVLIPGVGSGVATFLLQFAKAVGATVYVTSRSKDKCAKALALGADEAIDSAGDWNAQLGGRKADVVIESVGAATFAKSLGQLRPGGTLVTFGASAGDEVTLNIRQFFYGQYNLLGTTMGSNEEFLDMLSFIEQHGIRPVIDEVVPLASYRRAFERLKAGEQLGKIGLRMA; translated from the coding sequence ATGAAAGCTGTGGTACACGCCGGCAAGCAGGGGATGGACGGGGTTTCGCTGCAGGACATTGAGGTTCGTGATCCCGGTGCAGGCGAGGTTCGGGTCAGGCTGAAGACGGCTGGGCTCAACCATCGTGACTTGTTTGTGCCAAATTGGCGTCAACCGACCGACCCGCCGCTGGTGCTGGGCGCGGACGGCGCCGGCATCGTGGAGGCGGCAGGGCCAGGTGTCACGGGGGTGAAGGTGGGGGACGAGGTCATCATCAACCCGAGCCTCGGCTGGCCCGTGAAGTCCGACGCGCCGCCCGCCGGGTTTGAAATTCTCGGCCACCCCACCAGTGGGACGTTCGGGGAGTACATCGTGATCGCGGCGGAAAACGTGGTGCCCAAACCGGCCTTCCTGAGCTGGGAGGAGGCAGGCGTGCTGCCATTGGCGGCGCTGACGGCGTATCGGGCGCTGTTTACACGGGCACAGTTGAAGGCGGGGATGACGGTGCTCATTCCCGGGGTCGGCAGTGGTGTGGCGACGTTCCTGCTGCAGTTTGCGAAGGCTGTGGGGGCGACGGTATATGTCACGTCGCGATCGAAGGACAAGTGTGCCAAGGCGCTGGCGCTGGGAGCAGATGAGGCGATCGACAGCGCGGGCGACTGGAACGCGCAGCTTGGCGGGCGCAAGGCGGACGTTGTGATTGAGTCCGTGGGTGCAGCCACCTTCGCGAAGTCACTTGGGCAATTGCGGCCGGGCGGAACGCTCGTCACGTTTGGCGCCTCTGCTGGGGACGAAGTGACCCTCAATATTCGCCAGTTCTTCTACGGTCAATATAACCTGCTTGGGACGACGATGGGCAGCAACGAGGAGTTTTTGGACATGCTGTCGTTCATCGAGCAGCACGGTATTCGTCCGGTCATCGACGAAGTGGTTCCGCTGGCGTCGTATCGGCGGGCGTTCGAGCGCTTGAAGGCGGGCGAGCAGCTCGGCAAGATCGGCCTGCGCATGGCGTGA
- a CDS encoding RNA polymerase sigma factor produces the protein MDGAVIEQWFSEYQTCVYNYLVHYVDRTSADDLLQETFLRAWKSLHTFRGDASPKTWLCRIARNVAIDFLRVQNRRNEWVSPSDDSAFDTPSSEPLPEEYAALNELKSSLAACIERLQPNYREVIVLHGILEMSIAETAEVTGWSQAKVRITYHRAIKALQRALTDAEKGGFEQWIR, from the coding sequence TTGGATGGAGCCGTCATTGAGCAGTGGTTCAGTGAGTACCAGACCTGCGTATACAACTACCTCGTGCATTACGTCGACCGGACTTCTGCCGATGATTTGCTGCAGGAGACATTCCTTCGTGCATGGAAGAGCCTGCACACCTTCCGCGGCGATGCCAGCCCCAAGACCTGGCTGTGCCGGATTGCGCGAAACGTGGCGATTGACTTCCTGCGCGTGCAGAATCGACGAAACGAATGGGTATCCCCAAGTGACGACAGCGCGTTCGACACTCCGTCGTCGGAGCCGTTGCCGGAAGAATACGCAGCACTGAACGAGCTCAAGTCATCCCTTGCCGCATGCATTGAACGCTTGCAGCCCAACTACCGAGAGGTGATTGTCCTTCACGGAATTCTGGAGATGTCCATCGCAGAAACAGCAGAAGTGACGGGGTGGTCCCAGGCCAAGGTCCGCATCACGTACCACCGCGCCATCAAAGCGTTGCAGCGAGCACTCACCGATGCCGAGAAGGGGGGATTCGAGCAATGGATAAGATGA
- a CDS encoding DUF4179 domain-containing protein, giving the protein MDKMIRHKDIEKLLPSLQVDVPVELDERVRQELRTIAAQPRVSLADTSPEGVQRVPESVAPHSRKRKWSVRTLAISVMSLLVVAIPSAAALATPSSPIRHALLNWLQGTPAQQFVTQLDAPSVSSGITVTLTDILYDRNQIQVGYTVMGNSGPTATSLDLSSAHFWFNGQPLTVIGSGEEKPMTYGSAGVFTLIPHQALPTSGTLKVVLTRIGGTIGNWAFTIPVSASKMDAKEVTVYPMTTCRIAGETVLIRRITISPATTELDYEISGPHNRLSPIFFNMEDDAGKPWPNVTGGPVGTAITHQGIDTMEFRSIFKTVDLTPAAIALAAWLPNQPQGSAPAPTIHLNLSESTGTP; this is encoded by the coding sequence ATGGATAAGATGATCCGTCACAAGGACATTGAGAAGCTGTTGCCATCCCTTCAAGTCGACGTGCCGGTGGAATTGGATGAACGTGTCCGTCAAGAGCTGCGGACCATCGCCGCGCAGCCACGCGTTTCGCTGGCGGACACATCGCCAGAAGGCGTCCAAAGGGTACCAGAATCAGTCGCACCACACAGCCGCAAGCGAAAGTGGTCTGTGCGAACCTTGGCAATATCGGTAATGTCCCTGCTCGTCGTCGCCATTCCGTCAGCAGCAGCACTGGCGACCCCAAGCAGCCCAATCCGCCACGCCTTGCTCAATTGGTTGCAAGGCACGCCGGCGCAGCAATTTGTGACGCAGCTTGATGCGCCAAGCGTCAGCAGCGGCATCACCGTGACCCTTACCGACATTCTGTACGACCGGAACCAAATCCAGGTTGGATACACGGTCATGGGGAACAGCGGACCGACTGCCACCAGCCTGGACTTGAGCAGTGCCCATTTTTGGTTCAACGGGCAGCCGTTGACGGTGATCGGCAGCGGCGAAGAGAAACCGATGACATACGGCTCCGCTGGTGTGTTCACGCTCATCCCGCATCAAGCATTGCCAACGTCTGGAACGTTGAAAGTCGTGCTGACGAGGATTGGCGGCACGATTGGCAACTGGGCCTTTACGATTCCGGTCTCTGCCAGCAAAATGGATGCCAAAGAAGTGACGGTGTACCCGATGACGACCTGTCGCATTGCGGGTGAAACAGTTCTCATCCGCCGCATCACCATCAGTCCGGCCACCACCGAACTGGACTATGAAATTTCCGGCCCCCACAATCGTCTGTCTCCCATCTTTTTCAACATGGAAGATGACGCAGGCAAACCGTGGCCGAATGTCACGGGCGGCCCAGTCGGCACGGCCATCACCCATCAGGGCATCGACACCATGGAATTTCGCTCCATTTTTAAAACCGTCGACCTGACCCCCGCAGCGATTGCACTCGCTGCATGGCTGCCGAACCAGCCGCAAGGTTCTGCACCCGCACCAACCATCCATCTCAACCTGTCGGAGTCAACCGGCACCCCCTGA
- a CDS encoding HAMP domain-containing sensor histidine kinase, with protein MRIRKYMVIGILSIVLFPWVVYFVIHMFETHPWQSPKVNPQTNVAQIVRMLSQNEQRWTNPAWQQEAEQALRGKGLTVVIRSPSNDVIFDSAAPGAHHWMSNQEVMVLEDGKWVGTVQISSAGKADPAAVIGAVAAAVLAIAFVSYQVGRNVIKPLESMSRAALQIADGDFDFELAESSTLEIRQVRSAFRIMVHGLRESFAKQEKLEEERRFFIGAIAHDLRTPLFSLRGYLDGIQQGIAASPDKVAHYVAVCKDKAAHLERLVSDLFAFTRLESMEQTLQKEQLDLSEVVRQTVSSLESRAMEKGIRLNTSAVTETCDVTGDPHLLERAVTNVLDNALRYTPLQGEIFIGLKKESGRAVLTIRDTGPGFSPADIAHIFEPMYRGDASRSSATGGAGLGLTIARRVFDFHGGALTAANVPGGGAVLSGWLPLDEHRCQELD; from the coding sequence ATGAGGATTCGAAAATACATGGTGATCGGCATCTTGTCTATCGTTTTGTTCCCTTGGGTCGTCTATTTTGTGATTCACATGTTTGAGACTCACCCTTGGCAGTCACCAAAGGTGAATCCACAGACCAACGTGGCACAGATTGTACGAATGCTCTCCCAAAACGAACAACGTTGGACCAATCCCGCTTGGCAGCAGGAAGCGGAGCAGGCATTGCGAGGTAAAGGGCTTACGGTCGTGATTCGTTCTCCATCGAATGATGTCATTTTTGACTCGGCAGCTCCCGGCGCTCACCACTGGATGTCGAACCAGGAGGTGATGGTGCTCGAAGACGGAAAATGGGTTGGAACTGTGCAGATTTCGTCAGCCGGGAAGGCTGACCCGGCAGCGGTCATTGGGGCCGTTGCGGCGGCGGTGCTCGCGATTGCGTTTGTCAGTTATCAGGTGGGGCGAAACGTCATCAAGCCTCTGGAGTCGATGAGTCGCGCGGCGCTGCAAATTGCAGATGGAGACTTTGATTTCGAACTCGCGGAATCCAGCACATTGGAAATCCGCCAGGTGCGATCTGCATTTCGGATCATGGTCCATGGCTTGCGCGAGTCCTTTGCGAAGCAGGAAAAGTTGGAAGAAGAACGCCGGTTCTTCATTGGTGCCATCGCGCATGACTTGCGTACGCCCTTATTTTCGCTGCGGGGCTATTTGGATGGGATTCAACAAGGGATTGCGGCATCTCCAGACAAAGTCGCTCATTATGTCGCCGTATGTAAAGACAAGGCTGCGCATTTGGAACGGCTCGTCTCCGACTTGTTTGCCTTTACTCGGCTTGAATCGATGGAACAGACGCTGCAAAAGGAACAGCTCGATTTGTCTGAGGTCGTCAGGCAGACGGTCTCAAGCCTCGAGAGCCGCGCGATGGAAAAAGGGATTCGGCTGAATACGTCCGCGGTCACAGAAACGTGTGATGTGACCGGAGATCCGCATCTCCTGGAGCGGGCCGTTACGAATGTACTGGACAACGCACTGAGATACACGCCCTTGCAGGGTGAAATCTTCATCGGTCTGAAGAAGGAATCAGGGAGGGCCGTCCTGACCATCCGCGACACGGGGCCGGGCTTCTCCCCGGCAGATATCGCGCACATTTTTGAACCCATGTACAGGGGCGACGCCTCGAGAAGTTCCGCCACAGGCGGTGCCGGCCTAGGGTTGACCATCGCGCGTCGCGTGTTTGACTTTCACGGCGGCGCGTTGACAGCGGCCAACGTACCGGGAGGGGGAGCTGTCCTCTCGGGCTGGCTGCCTCTCGATGAGCACCGCTGTCAAGAACTCGATTGA
- a CDS encoding response regulator transcription factor, protein MGAAQIVCVVDDDPSIVELMRDFLENDGFCVVSADNAEDALALFARVPVDCMIVDVMMPGQSGFELCKQIRAESDVPILFLSARDDDVSKIRGLGLGGDDYIVKSASPGEVVARVKAILRRTSIKQSPRQLILDFGRLVLLPSSREVMVAGQSVSLTPKEYELLSLFARHPRQVFTYDQLLDQFWEGVGDKHTIRVHIGRIREKIERDANHPEYIVNVWGIGYRFEGTPR, encoded by the coding sequence ATGGGGGCTGCACAGATTGTTTGTGTGGTGGATGATGACCCATCCATCGTCGAGTTGATGCGTGATTTTCTGGAGAACGATGGGTTCTGCGTCGTGTCGGCAGACAATGCGGAAGATGCGCTGGCACTTTTCGCGCGTGTCCCGGTGGACTGTATGATTGTGGACGTCATGATGCCCGGGCAATCTGGCTTTGAACTGTGCAAACAGATTCGCGCAGAGAGTGATGTCCCAATTCTCTTCCTGAGTGCTCGAGATGACGATGTGAGCAAAATCCGCGGCCTAGGTCTGGGTGGAGATGACTATATCGTAAAATCGGCGTCGCCTGGAGAAGTGGTGGCGAGGGTCAAAGCCATTTTACGCCGAACCAGCATCAAGCAGTCCCCTCGCCAACTGATTCTGGACTTCGGCAGACTGGTCCTGTTGCCGTCTTCGCGTGAGGTGATGGTCGCGGGACAATCGGTGTCGTTGACACCAAAGGAGTACGAACTGCTGTCTTTGTTTGCCCGGCATCCGCGCCAGGTATTTACGTATGACCAGTTGCTGGACCAGTTCTGGGAAGGCGTCGGGGACAAGCATACCATTCGGGTTCATATTGGACGAATTCGAGAAAAAATTGAGCGGGATGCGAACCACCCCGAGTACATCGTGAATGTTTGGGGGATAGGCTATCGATTCGAGGGGACACCGAGATGA
- a CDS encoding SHOCT domain-containing protein: MGWGSHHGVWFFPFLFFPFGMFIVCALFFVVIRVLFFGRFRKSFRANCGMQQGRWHDHHDPEIILKRRLASGDIQEEEYQRLRVILKS; the protein is encoded by the coding sequence ATGGGCTGGGGGTCTCACCACGGCGTTTGGTTTTTCCCGTTTCTGTTTTTTCCGTTTGGCATGTTCATCGTGTGCGCGCTGTTCTTTGTTGTGATACGCGTGCTGTTCTTTGGACGGTTTCGGAAGAGCTTCCGTGCGAACTGCGGAATGCAGCAAGGCCGTTGGCATGACCATCACGATCCTGAAATCATCCTGAAACGCAGACTCGCGAGTGGGGACATCCAAGAGGAAGAGTATCAGCGACTGAGGGTTATCCTCAAGTCATGA
- a CDS encoding MBL fold metallo-hydrolase gives MIEYKTQGVTVFQSALYQTTSTVIETPSCVLVVDPTWLPHEVADIRSYVDQVRRERPLYLLFTHSDWDHILAYRAFPDAVTIGSGGLANHPDKEGVLERIRQFDAEHYIRRPYELAYPEIDVVVHHDGQQLTLGDTTLTFYLAPGHTPCGIFSVVAQRGRAILLAGDYLSDVEIPFLSDSSERYEDTMRKAAQIFETHPVDLLVPGHGLCTADRDEMRLRQQQSLTYIETLRAFVRSGEADTEASNQLQAIMQAYPFARGLRAPHQENLALVRHELGRSPASKANSNAF, from the coding sequence GTGATCGAGTACAAAACCCAAGGGGTGACCGTGTTTCAAAGCGCGCTGTATCAGACGACATCGACGGTGATTGAGACGCCGTCCTGTGTGCTGGTGGTGGATCCGACCTGGCTGCCGCACGAGGTGGCGGACATCCGGTCCTACGTGGACCAGGTGCGCCGCGAACGTCCGCTGTACCTGCTGTTCACGCACTCGGACTGGGACCACATCCTCGCCTACAGGGCTTTCCCGGACGCCGTCACCATCGGCAGCGGAGGGCTGGCCAATCACCCGGATAAGGAGGGCGTGCTCGAGCGGATCCGCCAGTTTGACGCGGAACACTACATTCGCCGTCCGTATGAGCTGGCCTATCCGGAGATTGACGTGGTGGTGCATCACGACGGGCAGCAATTGACCCTCGGGGACACCACCCTCACCTTTTATCTGGCGCCCGGGCATACGCCGTGCGGCATCTTCAGCGTGGTGGCGCAGCGCGGCCGAGCCATCCTGCTGGCGGGCGACTATCTGTCTGATGTCGAGATCCCGTTTCTCTCTGACAGCAGTGAACGGTACGAGGACACGATGCGCAAGGCGGCGCAGATTTTTGAGACGCATCCCGTAGACTTGTTGGTCCCCGGCCATGGGCTGTGCACGGCAGACCGGGACGAGATGCGGCTGCGCCAACAACAATCGCTCACCTATATCGAGACACTCCGGGCGTTTGTGCGTTCCGGGGAGGCCGACACGGAAGCGTCGAACCAGCTCCAGGCGATCATGCAGGCGTACCCGTTTGCCCGTGGATTGCGAGCGCCCCACCAGGAGAACCTGGCGCTCGTTCGACACGAGCTCGGACGCTCGCCGGCATCCAAGGCGAATTCGAACGCATTCTAG
- the hutH gene encoding histidine ammonia-lyase → MSFVINSKKNSAAPASGVEDTTASVRGAEATADPAEATGATSASRTEALAAGSIDAAWPNEAAGPIDAAGPIEPAGPVKEPLPHPLQKAVDKTVVLDGSSLTVEDLYAVACVRAACVISDEAWHRVRASRARVESHVEAGDVVYGVTTGFGKLSDVQIGPEDVEQLQVNLIRSHAVGTGDPFPREVVRAMLVLRANALAKGYSGIRPETLQLLVDLVNHGVHPVVPSKGSLGASGDLAPLAHMALVLMGEGRAEYAGQVMRGCDALQAAGLQPVRLGAKEGLALINGTQAMTSVGSITVVEAKRLGLWAEVSAALTMEALRGIVSVLDPALLATRPHPEQEEVAARLRRRLSGSQRVTAQGEIRVQDPYSIRCIPQVHGASWQAWKYAHERVSVELNAATDNPIVLDDGRILSGGQFHGQPVAIAMDLLKVAAAEWANIAERRIERLVNPQLSGLSPFLAKHPGLESGLMITQYVAAALVSENKVLAHPASVDSIPSSANQEDHVSMGTIAARQAREIVQNAFRVIAIELICASQALYLQGVEDEISPENRAALAWIREIAPPLDGDASVSEAIEALAEAIREVAP, encoded by the coding sequence ATGTCATTCGTCATCAACTCAAAGAAAAATAGTGCCGCACCTGCATCGGGTGTGGAGGATACAACCGCATCTGTAAGAGGTGCCGAAGCAACGGCCGATCCGGCGGAAGCAACCGGCGCGACGTCGGCCAGCCGCACGGAAGCGCTGGCAGCCGGGTCAATCGATGCAGCCTGGCCAAATGAAGCAGCCGGGCCAATCGATGCAGCCGGGCCAATTGAACCAGCCGGGCCGGTGAAAGAACCGCTGCCACACCCACTGCAAAAAGCGGTCGACAAAACCGTCGTCCTCGACGGCAGCTCACTCACCGTCGAGGACTTGTACGCGGTGGCGTGCGTGCGGGCCGCGTGTGTCATCTCAGATGAAGCGTGGCATCGCGTGCGCGCCAGCCGGGCCCGCGTCGAGTCGCACGTTGAAGCGGGCGACGTGGTGTACGGGGTGACGACCGGGTTCGGCAAGCTGAGCGACGTCCAAATTGGGCCAGAGGATGTCGAACAACTCCAGGTCAACCTGATTCGTTCCCACGCGGTTGGCACTGGCGATCCGTTCCCGCGCGAAGTGGTGCGCGCGATGCTCGTGCTGCGGGCCAATGCGCTCGCCAAGGGCTACTCGGGGATCCGGCCGGAAACCCTGCAGCTGTTGGTGGATCTGGTCAACCACGGCGTGCACCCGGTGGTGCCGTCCAAAGGGTCGCTCGGCGCCAGTGGTGACCTCGCCCCGCTGGCGCACATGGCGCTCGTACTCATGGGCGAAGGTCGGGCGGAGTACGCGGGACAGGTGATGCGCGGCTGTGACGCGCTTCAGGCGGCCGGACTGCAGCCCGTGCGCTTGGGCGCCAAAGAGGGCCTCGCGCTTATCAACGGAACGCAGGCGATGACATCCGTCGGGTCCATCACGGTCGTGGAAGCCAAGCGCCTCGGCCTTTGGGCGGAAGTCTCTGCTGCCCTGACGATGGAGGCGCTGCGGGGCATTGTCAGCGTGCTGGATCCGGCGCTGCTGGCAACCCGCCCGCACCCCGAACAAGAGGAGGTGGCGGCCCGCCTGCGGCGCCGTTTGTCCGGCAGCCAGCGGGTCACCGCTCAGGGCGAGATTCGTGTGCAGGACCCGTACTCCATCCGCTGCATTCCGCAGGTGCACGGCGCGTCGTGGCAAGCGTGGAAGTACGCGCATGAGCGTGTCTCCGTGGAGCTGAATGCGGCCACCGACAACCCGATTGTGCTGGACGACGGCCGGATTCTCTCCGGCGGGCAGTTCCACGGCCAGCCCGTCGCCATCGCGATGGACCTTCTCAAAGTCGCCGCTGCCGAGTGGGCGAACATTGCGGAACGGCGCATCGAGCGGCTGGTCAACCCGCAGCTGAGTGGTTTGTCGCCGTTTTTGGCGAAGCACCCGGGACTTGAGTCCGGGCTGATGATCACGCAGTACGTCGCGGCAGCCCTCGTCTCGGAGAACAAGGTGTTGGCGCACCCGGCCAGCGTGGATTCCATCCCGTCTTCGGCGAACCAGGAGGATCACGTCAGTATGGGCACCATCGCCGCTCGACAGGCCCGCGAAATTGTCCAGAACGCGTTCCGGGTCATCGCGATTGAACTCATCTGTGCCTCGCAGGCGCTGTATCTACAGGGTGTGGAGGATGAAATCTCGCCAGAGAACCGCGCGGCGCTTGCGTGGATTCGCGAAATTGCGCCGCCGCTCGATGGCGACGCCTCCGTGAGCGAAGCCATTGAAGCGCTGGCTGAGGCAATTCGGGAGGTTGCGCCGTGA
- a CDS encoding ABC transporter permease, with product MGMEIESDSHSVSNKNRRLPDDVSARRRRRPVRSELNIVYAFLVRNFHLSRRYLSWEIVNIFYSIINAMTIGLIGYEVPAATRGSEVLYLVIGALLWGFLSILFDEVANSIGYERWEGTIEYTFMAPIRRLTHLLGTCFWGVSYGVLRTIVVLIVVALFFHLPMHNANLPAAIVVLLISSLSFMGLGLIAAVLPLLSTERGVQATHIIQGIILLISGVYYPITVLPHWAQWMAWLSPATYALQMTRAALLHHAGFGLLWKQMLELAGIGILLIPVGLAIFMTAERYAMRTGRLKRNG from the coding sequence ATGGGGATGGAGATTGAGTCCGATTCACATTCGGTGTCGAACAAGAATCGACGTCTGCCGGACGACGTAAGCGCGCGCAGGCGAAGACGCCCGGTGCGGTCGGAGCTGAACATCGTCTATGCGTTTCTGGTACGAAACTTTCATTTATCCCGCCGGTATTTGTCATGGGAAATTGTGAACATCTTCTACAGCATTATCAATGCGATGACCATTGGACTGATTGGCTACGAAGTGCCGGCTGCGACGCGGGGTTCGGAAGTGCTGTACCTGGTCATCGGAGCGCTGCTCTGGGGCTTTCTGTCAATCCTGTTTGACGAGGTCGCCAACTCGATTGGGTACGAGCGCTGGGAGGGGACGATTGAGTACACCTTCATGGCGCCGATTCGGCGGTTGACGCACTTGCTGGGCACTTGTTTCTGGGGTGTGTCGTACGGCGTTCTGCGGACGATTGTCGTGCTCATCGTGGTGGCACTGTTCTTTCATCTGCCGATGCACAACGCGAACCTGCCAGCAGCGATTGTCGTGCTGCTCATCTCCAGCCTCAGCTTCATGGGGCTTGGGCTGATTGCGGCCGTCCTGCCGCTCTTGTCGACGGAACGCGGCGTTCAGGCCACCCATATCATTCAGGGCATCATTTTGCTGATTTCCGGTGTGTACTATCCCATCACCGTGCTGCCCCACTGGGCACAGTGGATGGCCTGGCTGTCGCCAGCCACCTACGCGCTGCAGATGACGCGGGCGGCACTCTTGCACCACGCCGGGTTTGGCCTCTTGTGGAAGCAGATGTTGGAGCTGGCGGGTATCGGCATCTTGCTGATTCCCGTGGGACTCGCGATTTTCATGACCGCCGAGCGGTACGCGATGAGAACGGGGCGGCTGAAGCGCAACGGGTGA